TTATAAGGCTTGATCAGACCATTGCGGAAGGCCGGGTTCAGCTTCGGGTGGAGCAGCCATTTGAAACTGGCGAGCCAATTGACGCTTCTACTGCGTCCGGCGGTGTTCTTGTGAAACCAGGGAATACATTATGGCAGATTGCACGTCAGCTCTATGGTTCTGGTTTCCGTTATACTCTTATTTTCCAGGAAAATAGCGAACAAATTCTTGATCCCGATAAAATTTACCCGGGTCAGCTGTTCAAGCTCCCCAATCCAAATAAATCAGAAGGCTGAATTAAGCGACTTTTAGGTGGGTTCTTAGTGAACGAAGATGACGCTCTGCCTCTAACAGAATAACTGTTACGGCTGTCATCAGTTCAGAGCCGCTTTTAGTTTCTTCTGTTTTGGTAACGCTCGTAAAGCTTACATCACCGCGTGGGCTAATGGAGTATTTACCATCAATTTGCCGATTTGTAGAATAAAGCTGTTCTATGGCAATCGCGCGCTGGTTTTTGTCTTCTATCGTGTAAAACAGCCTGCCGAGAGCACCATCTACTTTAATAAATGAAGCACCTTCACTACTTTCCATTGCAGCAGCATGAAATTGAATGCCTTCCCAATTGAAATCAAAATTACTGATTTCATGATCGCCCAAGCTGTCTAGATGAGTTTCAGCTTTTGAGAGATGTTCATTTAATTTCATAGGTTTGGATTCCAACTACAACAGCCCAAGATGTCTATAAGCATCTCTTTTTATGTTTAACTAAGAGTTAAGGCTGGAGACGAAAAAATGTAAAGAATAAAAAAATGAATTTGAGCTGGAGCAAATTTGCCGTAAATATCCCTTAAATAATAAACAGATGATCCCTAATTATGTAATAGTGGCACTGTTTTAGTAATAAATATTGGCGAAAGCCCTAAAAGATAGAGGCATATCATGAATGCAATGGACGTGGTGATGACACCGATCAACAAAGAAGGGCATAGATTTGTCTTTATCTTCTTGTTGGCTTCAATCGGATTATTCTTCCTTGCTGAGCCTTTGGGGTGGGTTAGCCTTGTGCTGACTGCATGGTGTGTTTATTTCTTCAGGGATCCGGAACGTGTTATTCCAGATGAGCAAGGTGTACTTATCAGCCCTGCTGATGGTATAGTTTCTGCGGTAGTTGAAGCTACGCCGCCTGCGGAACTTGGTATGGGTAGCGAGCCGCGCACACGTATTTCTGTTTTTCTTTCTGTTTTCAATGTTCATGTGAACCGTGTTCCTGCAAAAGGTAAAATCACGGGCCTTGCATATGTTCCAGGTAAATACCTGAATGCAGCTGCAGCTGAAGCAAGCGAAGAAAATGAACGGCAGTTGGTTCGTATGACAACTGAAGAAGGTCACGACATTGCATTCGCACAGGTAGCTGGCCTTGTTGCTCGTAAGATTCTATGTGATCTTGAGGTAGATCAAGAGGTTGAGCGTGGTGATCGCTTTGGCTTGATTCGTTTTGGTAGTCGTACGGATATTTACCTGGATAAAGGACAGGAAGCTACGGTGAAGGTTGGTCAAACAATGATCGGCGGCGAAACTGTTATTGCACGCAATAAATAAGCGAGATTGACCTTGTCTAGCCAGAAGCGACCTCTTTTATTTAAATCTATTTCCATCAGAACAGTGTTACCAAGTGTGGTAACGCTGTTTGCCTTTATGTCAGGCCTGACATCCATCAAGTTTGCCTTGTCTGGAAAATGGGAATTAGCCGTAGGGGCTGTGTTGCTGGCGGGCATTTTTGATGGTCTGGACGGAACAGTGGCGCGCCTTCTGAAAAGTACTAGTAAATTTGGTGCAGAGCTTGATTCTCTATCAGATGTCGTGGCTTTTGGTGTTGCGCCTGCTGTAATTCTTTATTTATGGGTGCTTGAAGGCTTAGACCGTATGGGCTGGGCTGTTGCGCTTATCTATGCGAGTGCAATGGCTCTGAGGCTGGCACGCTTTAACGCACGCCTTGATGATGAAGAAGAGCCAATTAAGCGTACGGGCTTTCTCACTGGTGTTCCTGCTCCTATGGGGGCTGGGCTCTTACTCTTGCCTATGATGATTGATTTTGCCCTTGGGCAGAATCTCGCAAAAGAAAATGGCCTGATTATCTGCGGGTATGCAATCGTGGTAGTCTTCCTTATGGTGTCTACTTTACCTACGTTGTCGCTGAAGGCATTAAGGGCGCCAAAAGCTTGGTTTGTACCGCTTCTTGTCGTTATTGCTACCCTTATCGCTGGTCTTTTTGTACGTACTTGGCTGGTGCTTATCATTATTGGGGTAGGTTATCTTGCCACTATGCCACTTACCTATATTTCTTACCGTAGACGGGTTGAACGTAAAACCCGCGGCTAGTCTAATCTTTGGCACCTAACTTGCTTATTTAAAAACCGAATATATCTGATTTTTCTCTGTAAAGCAGATTAGAAGGCTGTTTTTAAAGGAGAAATCTTGTTATCGGAAAGGCAAGAAAATGGCGGGTGTTGAGCGAAAACAAATGGGACTGAGAAAAAATGGCCTTAAGGCGGT
This DNA window, taken from Kordiimonas sp. SCSIO 12603, encodes the following:
- a CDS encoding phosphatidylserine decarboxylase, whose product is MNAMDVVMTPINKEGHRFVFIFLLASIGLFFLAEPLGWVSLVLTAWCVYFFRDPERVIPDEQGVLISPADGIVSAVVEATPPAELGMGSEPRTRISVFLSVFNVHVNRVPAKGKITGLAYVPGKYLNAAAAEASEENERQLVRMTTEEGHDIAFAQVAGLVARKILCDLEVDQEVERGDRFGLIRFGSRTDIYLDKGQEATVKVGQTMIGGETVIARNK
- the pssA gene encoding CDP-diacylglycerol--serine O-phosphatidyltransferase: MSSQKRPLLFKSISIRTVLPSVVTLFAFMSGLTSIKFALSGKWELAVGAVLLAGIFDGLDGTVARLLKSTSKFGAELDSLSDVVAFGVAPAVILYLWVLEGLDRMGWAVALIYASAMALRLARFNARLDDEEEPIKRTGFLTGVPAPMGAGLLLLPMMIDFALGQNLAKENGLIICGYAIVVVFLMVSTLPTLSLKALRAPKAWFVPLLVVIATLIAGLFVRTWLVLIIIGVGYLATMPLTYISYRRRVERKTRG